The sequence CAGTATAAAGACGGTCGTTTTGTGGGAACTATCGGTCATACGGGATGCTTTTCATTCTTCCCTAGCAAGAATTTGGGAGGTTTCGGCGACGGCGGAATAGTTACTACGAACGACGAGGAAATTTATCACCGCCTCAAGATTATGCGCGTGCACGGTATGGAACCGAAATATTATCATAAAGTTATCGGCGGAAACTTCAGACTCGACGCTCTTCAGGCTGCCGTATTGAGAGTTAAACTGCCGCACCTCGACAAATGGTCGGAGAAAAGGAGAGCGAACGCCCGGCTCTATTACGATTTGTTCGAAAAGACAGGACTAGTAGACGATAAAAACAATTATTTAAAACCCGAAAAAATTATTCTGCCGGAAGCGGTATATAAAAATATAAACGGACTTAAGAATTACCATATTTACAATCAGTTTGTAATTCGCGTTGCCAATCGCGACGCTTTACTGGAACACCTGAAGAAAAATGAGATCGGCTGCGAAGTCTATTATCCGGTTCCATTTCACCGTCAGGAATGTTTCGCATATTTGAACGCCGTCGACGGCGACTATCCGGTATCGAATCTGGCAGCCGAAACTTCGCTGGCATTGCCGATTTATCCCGAATTGAAGGAAGAGCAAATCGAATTCGTAGTTCGAAAAATCAGCGAATTTTACAGATAAAAATTAATGCGGAGCAGGCATTAATGTCTGCTCCGATGACTTACAATTCCTTCAAATACTTCTCGATCAACTCGATGGCTTTTTTTTGTGAATCGGCTTCAACTATGCATCTGATTATCGGTTCGGTATTCGATTTTCTGAAATGCACCCAATGATCTTCGAAATCGATTCTGAGACCGTCTTCGTTGTTCGGATTGTGCTTCGAATATTTCTTTGCCAGTTTATTCAGAATCTTATCGGGGTCTCTTCTGCCGATTTCGATTTTGCGTTTCACGATGAAATACCGGGGCAGTTCATTTTTCAATTCAGTCATAGTTCCGCCGAATTCCGTCAGATGCTGAAGCAGAAGAGCGGTTCCGACTAAAGCGTCGCGTCCGAAATTAACCGAAGGCAGTATAACTCCGCCGCTGCCTTCTCCGCCGATAACTGCTTTTACTTGCTTCATTTTTTTTACGACATTTGCTTCGCCAACGGGCGACCTGTAAACTTTCGATTTGAAACTTTTGGCTACGTCGTCCACAGCGCGGGTCGTGGATAGATTTACAACTACGTTGCCTTTTCTTCGGGATAAAATAAATTTGACCGCTTGAGTAATCGTATTTTCTTCGCCGAAAGGTTTGCCGTTTTCGGTAATCAATACAAGTCTGTCCACGTCGGGATCGACTACGATTCCGAAATCGGCTTTGGATTTTTTTACTAGTTTCATCGTCTTAGTCAAATTTTCCGGCGCCGGCTCGGGCAGTCGCGGAAAAATTCCGCTTTTATCGCAGTTGGTTTCGATAATTTCGCATCCGAATTTTTTGAGAAGATAGGGCATAGAGTAGGCGCCCGCTCCGTTAACGCAATCGAGTACGACCTTAAATTTTTTCCTACGAATTTTCTTTAAATCGATATAAGGCATCGAAAGAATCGCATCGATGTGGTCGTAAAGCCCTTTTTCGTAATGAGTTACGCTCCCCAGTTCATTCCATTTGGCATAACGGTTCTGAGTTTCTTTCAGGAGCGATATCATCTTTTTGTGTTCTTCGGGACTCATGAATTCGCCCTTTTTATTCAGAAGTTTCAAAGCGTTCCATTCGTTCGGATTATGACTTGCTGAAATCTGAATGCCGCCGACAGCTTTCAGATTTTTTACGTTGAAAAGGACTGTGGGAGTAGGGCAAATTCCGAGGTCGATTACATCGTTTCCTTTAGCCAGAAGCGTTCCGATAACTATATTTTTAACCATATTTCCCGAAATGCGTCCGTCGCTGCCTACTACAATTTTGCCCTTGCCGCAGAAATCCGCATACGCCGACGTGTATTCTACAATTGTGGAAGGATAGAGACCTTTTCCGATGATTCCTCTTATGCCCGATATGCTTACCATTAAAGTATCCATAATACCTCTGATTTTTGAATAATACACACAAAAATAATAACCGAAATGAATTATAAATTCGAATAAATAACAAAATAAATTTAAATAAATCCTGAATTTTATCGATAATAAGGGTGGAGAAGTGGGATTCCGTTTTTTAATGAATCATAAGATAGCAAATAGCGAACATTGGACTCAAATAGATCCTTATGAGTTGCTCGACGTATTAATCGATACGGACGATATGTTCTGTCTTCTCGACCAGGATTTTAAAATTCTCCGTTGCAACAATAAATTCAAGTCGTATATGGTTTTATACGGCAGGGCAGGTTACGACGAAGGCTGCAACTTCCTGGAAATCTTTCCTTTAGACGACAGACTGTACTGGGAAAAAGTGCTCAATAAAGCGCTAACGGTAAAATCGTTTACGGAAACTTATACGTCCGAAAAATTGAAGGGCAGGTATTTCGAAATCCATTTTCATCGTATGAAACTCGATGATAATAAGAGCGGAATAGTTTTGAGAGCTCGCGACATTACCGAGAAGAAAAATATTGAAGACAAAATAATACAGAGCGAATTATTTGCTCAGTCGATATTGTCGACTTCGCCGGACGCAATAGTTACAACCGAACTCGACGGTTCTATCTCGTATGCTTCGAATAAATTTTTGTCGTTGCTCGGCATCGAAAAAGTCGAAGACACATTTTCCAAAAATATTGTCGATTTTATTTACGAGCAGGATAAGGAACTCTTCAGGGAAAACATTTCGGTTGCGGCTGCCGGTTCGTCTATTAAATCGTATCTGTTTCGTCTCAAAGACATAAACGGGAATCCGGTTTACGCCGAGTCGAATATCGGCGTTATTCTCAATGAAAATAAAAAACCCGTATTAATACTTTTTATTATTCGGGACATTCAGGACAGGATTGAAGCGGAGCTGGAGCGTGAAAAACTGTTACAGGATATCGCATATTCGCGAGACCAGATTGAACAGGAAGCCGCGCGTTATGTCGAGCTCAACGTTCAGCTTGCCGAATCGGAAAAGAAATTGATCGAATTGAACAGCGCAAAAGACAAGCTCTTTTCGATTATCGGACACGACCTTAAAAATCCGATATTCACGATTCTCGGTTTTTCTCAAATTCTCGAGGAAGATTACGAAGAGATGACAGACGAGAAAAAGCTCGAGTACATAAAAACTATTTATCAAACGGCAGCCTCGATACAGAAACTACTCGAAAATTTATTGACCTGGTCGCGCGCTCAAACTGGTCGTCTCGAGGTTAATCTCGAACCGATCTCGATTCGGAACGTTATAAATGAAACGGTGGATATTGTTGCCACTCAGGCGGAAAAGAAAAATATCGAAATAATCGTCAATCTGAATTCCACGCTTATGGTCTATGCCGACAATAACCTGCTCGAAACGGTTGTAAGGAATTTACTGACAAACGCTATAAAATTTACGAATCCGGGCGGACGGATTACAGTGTCAACTCGCGATGAAAACGGTTTTGTGGTCGTATCGGTAGAAGATACAGGAATCGGTCTTAGCGAAGCCGACAAAAACAAACTTTTCAGAATCGACGTCAACAACGCCGAAATAGGGCATCATAAAGAAAAAGGAACCGGACTCGGCTTGATTCTGTGCAAGGAATTCTGCGAAAAAATGGGCGGCAGCATCTGGGTCGAAAGTACTCTCGGAAAAGGAAGCGCATTTTATTTTACCGTTCCGATATTTCAGTATATCAACAAATAACCCCGTTTTTCTTATCTTACGCTTCGTCTTTCATAAAAATAATTCAAATGCTGGATAAACTTAACCGTAGATTGATCGAACATTTCGGCGTACCCGAAAGGAACAAACGCAAACCCGCTCCGGTCGATTTGCTTATTGCCACAATCCTTTCTCAAAATACGAACGACAACAATTCTTACGAGGCATATCAAAATCTCAAACGGAAATATTCGGATTGGAACCAGCTGGTAAAAGCTCCTTTAAAGGAAATCGAAAAGACGATCAAAAAAGCGGGATTGACAAATCAAAAAGCCGGGGCAATTAAAAATCTCGTTGTCAATCTTTCGAGAGATAACCGACTCGATATGAAATTCATCAAAAAAATGGATAACAAAGAGGCTCTGGAATATCTTACATCATTCAAAGGAATCGGAATAAAAACAGCCAGCTGCGTTCTGCTTTTTTCGTTGTACCGGAACGTCTGCCCGGTCGATACTCACGTGCACCGCACATTAAACCGTATCGGTATTGTTAACGAAAAATCGCCCGAGAAAACTTTTCTGAGAATTAATGAAAATCTGCCCGAAGGGATAGCACATTCGCTCCATACGAATTTGATTAAACTCGGCAGGGGAATTTGCCGCCCTACAAATCCCGATTGCACCGTGTGTCCCATTTCGGATTTGTGCGCTTATCCCGAAAAAAAACACTCAAAAAGCTCCAAAACGAAAGAAAAACGACTTTTTATTGCTCGATAACGTTTAGCATACTTTATAAGATGATTTGTCTTTTGAACATAAAATCCTCTATATTTGTTAATCTCTAAATAAGAGTTCAAGTTTGTTTTTAATCCTCGTATTTTTATATTGCCTTTCATAATGGAGAACGAAATCAGAAAATTGACATATTGCGATCTCGGTTTTATCGATTACGAAGAAGCCTGGAAACTTCAAAAAAAATTTTAAATCGACGTCTTGCGGGCGAGGTTGACGATCTGTTTTTCCTGCTCGAACATCCTCATACTTATACACTCGGTAAAGTTGCCGACAGGTCGAATTTACTTTTGACACACGAACAGTTGACCGAACGCGGAATAAAAGTTTATGATATCGACCGAGGCGGAGATATAACGTATCACGGACCCGGACAAATTGTGGGCTATCCGATAATCGATCTTAAAAAATGGAAGGAGGATACCCACGCTTATTTGAGGAATCTGGAGCAGTTAATAATAAACGTCTGTAAAAAATACGGACTTAAAGCAGACCGCAAAGAAGGTTTAACGGGGGTGTGGATAGAAGACCGCAAAATTGCCGCTATCGGAATTAAAGTGAGCCGCTGGATTACGATGCACGGTTTTGCTTTCAATATCAATACGGATTTATCCCTCTTCGGAGGAATAATTCCATGCGGCATTAAAGATAAAGAAGTGACCTCGCTCCAAAAGGAAACTGGCATAATGTACGATATTGAAGATATTAAGAAAGATTTGCTCGAAGAATTCGTACGAATTTTCGATTATCGGCATCATACCGAAATCGACAGAAGTCGCTTCATAAATTCAATAATAGAATTTGAAAGGGCGGAGCATGAATAAAGATAAATCCGAGCTAATACTAAACGAAGAATTAACTCCCACGGGTAAAAAAGATTCATTCGGAGGAATGAACAAAAAGGAATTGTTGAATGTCCTTCGACTGATGATTATGTCCCGTACTATCGACGACAAGCAGATGACCTTGTTGAAACAGGGGAAGACGTTTTTTCACATACCCGGTTCCGGACACGAAGCCGCTCAGGTGGCGTTCGGACTTCAATTAAAAAAAGGAATCGATTGGGCATATCCGTATTACAGAGATTTGGCTTTCATGCTGGCTGCGGGCACAAAACCCGAAGACGTATTCCTTCATTTCCTCGCCCGGAAAAACGACCCGATGTGCGGAGGCAGACAAATGCCGTGTCATTGGTCGTCAAAAGAATTAAACGTTCCTACTCAATCGAGCCCCACGGGTACTCAATTTTTACAAGCAGTCGGCACGGCATTGGCATTGAAGAAAGAAGGCAGGGAAGGCGTGGTTTATGTTAGCAGCGGGGAAGGCGCCACTTCCGAAGGAGAATTTTTCGAAGCTGTCAATTGGGCAAGCCGCGAAAAACTTCCGGTCGTTTTTTTGATCGAAAATAATAAATGGGCTATTTCTGTTCCCGTCGAAAATCAAAATGCGGGCAGGAATTCGTCGGTCTCGGAGTTGCTGAAAGGTTTCGAAAATTTACTCCGTTTCGAGGTAGACGGCACCGATTTTCTCAAAGTACATGCTATTGCAAAGTCGGCTTTCAAATACGCGCGCAGGGGCGATGGGCCGGCG comes from Melioribacter roseus P3M-2 and encodes:
- a CDS encoding endonuclease III domain-containing protein, with the protein product MLDKLNRRLIEHFGVPERNKRKPAPVDLLIATILSQNTNDNNSYEAYQNLKRKYSDWNQLVKAPLKEIEKTIKKAGLTNQKAGAIKNLVVNLSRDNRLDMKFIKKMDNKEALEYLTSFKGIGIKTASCVLLFSLYRNVCPVDTHVHRTLNRIGIVNEKSPEKTFLRINENLPEGIAHSLHTNLIKLGRGICRPTNPDCTVCPISDLCAYPEKKHSKSSKTKEKRLFIAR
- a CDS encoding DegT/DnrJ/EryC1/StrS family aminotransferase, producing the protein MKVPLLDLKPQYQSIKEEIDRAIMKVVESQYFILGPEVEALEKEICDYTGAKYAVGVSSGTDALLLSLMALGIKSGDEVILPTYSFFATAGVVARLDATPVFTDIDPVTFNIDVKEIEKKITPKTKAIIPVHLYGQSAEMDEIMEVARKHNLYVIEDGAQAIGVQYKDGRFVGTIGHTGCFSFFPSKNLGGFGDGGIVTTNDEEIYHRLKIMRVHGMEPKYYHKVIGGNFRLDALQAAVLRVKLPHLDKWSEKRRANARLYYDLFEKTGLVDDKNNYLKPEKIILPEAVYKNINGLKNYHIYNQFVIRVANRDALLEHLKKNEIGCEVYYPVPFHRQECFAYLNAVDGDYPVSNLAAETSLALPIYPELKEEQIEFVVRKISEFYR
- the lipB gene encoding lipoyl(octanoyl) transferase LipB, whose translation is MRSRFYRLRRSLETSKKILNRRLAGEVDDLFFLLEHPHTYTLGKVADRSNLLLTHEQLTERGIKVYDIDRGGDITYHGPGQIVGYPIIDLKKWKEDTHAYLRNLEQLIINVCKKYGLKADRKEGLTGVWIEDRKIAAIGIKVSRWITMHGFAFNINTDLSLFGGIIPCGIKDKEVTSLQKETGIMYDIEDIKKDLLEEFVRIFDYRHHTEIDRSRFINSIIEFERAEHE
- the glmM gene encoding phosphoglucosamine mutase, with the protein product MDTLMVSISGIRGIIGKGLYPSTIVEYTSAYADFCGKGKIVVGSDGRISGNMVKNIVIGTLLAKGNDVIDLGICPTPTVLFNVKNLKAVGGIQISASHNPNEWNALKLLNKKGEFMSPEEHKKMISLLKETQNRYAKWNELGSVTHYEKGLYDHIDAILSMPYIDLKKIRRKKFKVVLDCVNGAGAYSMPYLLKKFGCEIIETNCDKSGIFPRLPEPAPENLTKTMKLVKKSKADFGIVVDPDVDRLVLITENGKPFGEENTITQAVKFILSRRKGNVVVNLSTTRAVDDVAKSFKSKVYRSPVGEANVVKKMKQVKAVIGGEGSGGVILPSVNFGRDALVGTALLLQHLTEFGGTMTELKNELPRYFIVKRKIEIGRRDPDKILNKLAKKYSKHNPNNEDGLRIDFEDHWVHFRKSNTEPIIRCIVEADSQKKAIELIEKYLKEL
- a CDS encoding sensor histidine kinase, with the protein product MNHKIANSEHWTQIDPYELLDVLIDTDDMFCLLDQDFKILRCNNKFKSYMVLYGRAGYDEGCNFLEIFPLDDRLYWEKVLNKALTVKSFTETYTSEKLKGRYFEIHFHRMKLDDNKSGIVLRARDITEKKNIEDKIIQSELFAQSILSTSPDAIVTTELDGSISYASNKFLSLLGIEKVEDTFSKNIVDFIYEQDKELFRENISVAAAGSSIKSYLFRLKDINGNPVYAESNIGVILNENKKPVLILFIIRDIQDRIEAELEREKLLQDIAYSRDQIEQEAARYVELNVQLAESEKKLIELNSAKDKLFSIIGHDLKNPIFTILGFSQILEEDYEEMTDEKKLEYIKTIYQTAASIQKLLENLLTWSRAQTGRLEVNLEPISIRNVINETVDIVATQAEKKNIEIIVNLNSTLMVYADNNLLETVVRNLLTNAIKFTNPGGRITVSTRDENGFVVVSVEDTGIGLSEADKNKLFRIDVNNAEIGHHKEKGTGLGLILCKEFCEKMGGSIWVESTLGKGSAFYFTVPIFQYINK